A stretch of the Dioscorea cayenensis subsp. rotundata cultivar TDr96_F1 chromosome 4, TDr96_F1_v2_PseudoChromosome.rev07_lg8_w22 25.fasta, whole genome shotgun sequence genome encodes the following:
- the LOC120258907 gene encoding uncharacterized protein LOC120258907 isoform X1, translating into MWDRIHASGFLKYCMQSIEVLLEMSENVYWYQYKQLNPYQPPDYAWSKRNNLRKVQKAKRKTKYVREETKCGSNIIKPVYAKHRGSLGNVRKCVLVNPVRTKELTNICVPGKDENVRLSPPRLMSLEEAIGYVASDELIEVHPYTFSNENIFLHFNFHEDAYAQFDYWIKAIGVDGLFTDFTGSLHRHQEWTTSVLGKDDKNSITLLHKIALLITSQEGVI; encoded by the exons ATGTGGGACCGGATTCATGCATCAGGCTTTCTTAAATAT TGTATGCAAAGCATCGAGGTTCTCTTGGAAATGTCAGAAAATGTGTACTG GTATCAATATAAACAGCTAAACCCCTACCAACCACCGGATTACGCCTGGAGTAAACGAAACAACCTCCGGAAAGTGCAAAAGGCaaagaggaaaacaaaataTGTCAGAGAAGAAACAAAATGTGGCTCAAACATCATAAAGCCTG TGTATGCAAAGCATCGAGGTTCTCTTGGAAATGTCAGAAAATGTGTACTG GTCAATCCTGTAAGAACCAAGGAACTGACAAACATTTGTGTTCCTGGTAAAGATGAGAATGTTCGCCTATCTCCTCCTCGATTG ATGTCCCTAGAAGAGGCCATTGGATATGTTGCTTCAGATGAACTTATTGAG GTGCACCCATACACATTCAGCAATGAAAACATATTCCTGCATTTCAACTTTCATGAGGATGCATATGCACAGTTTGATTACTGGATAAAGGCAATTGGAGTTGATGGTTTGTTCACAGATTTCACAGGAAGTCTTCATCGGCATCAGGAATGGACAACTTCAGTACTTGGAAAAGATGATAAAAATTCTATTACATTGTTGCATAAAATTGCACTCTTAATAACATCTCAAGAGGGAGTAATATAA
- the LOC120258672 gene encoding protein trichome birefringence-like 26, with protein sequence MADEKVMMGREPLLEHEKTKSIKQILLKSIAGVLLVGFACYLFLDSFTSLTPETEINLLPLEKAVNEQHPKKEVCDVSTGEWIPNPSGPIYTNATCNHIQNHQNCMKNGRPDTGYLYWRWKPSNCDLPPFDPVKFLNKMRDKSWVFIGDSIFRNHFQSLTCMLSKVEELVETYHDSAYRCQTLFSPNYNFTLAVIWAPYLVQYESIDSETLNIHLDILDSKWSSEYNKYDYVVISGGQWFYRSAIMYENNKAVGCHNCPYENLRELGVGEPYRKALQLTLNFMARAEHKPFVIFRTWTPDHFEYGKWYNGGICNRTKPF encoded by the exons ATGGCAGATGAGAAGGTGATGATGGGCAGAGAGCCATTGCTTGAGCATGAGAAGACGAAGAGCATCAAGCAGATATTGTTGAAGTCCATTGCGGGAGTTCTCTTGGTCGGCTTTGCTTGCTACCTCTTCCTTGACAGCTTCACCTCATTGACACCAGAGACCGAAATAA ACTTATTGCCGTTAGAGAAAGCAGTGAACGAACAGCATCCAAAGAAAG AAGTATGTGACGTTTCAACTGGAGAGTGGATTCCAAACCCTTCAGGACCAATTTACACCAATGCAACCTGCAATCATATACAAAATCATCAGAATTGTATGAAGAATGGAAGGCCTGACACAGGTTACCTTTACTGGAGATGGAAACCAAGTAACTGTGACTTACCTCCCTTTGATCCAGTGAAATTTCTGAATAAAATGCGTGATAAATCATGGGTATTTATCGGCGACTCCATTTTCCGCAATCATTTTCAGTCCTTGACTTGCATGCTCTCTAAG GTGGAAGAGTTAGTTGAGACTTATCATGACTCAGCATACCGCTGCCAGACATTGTTCAGTCCAAATTACAACTTCACTCTTGCAGTCATTTGGGCACCATATCTTGTTCAATATGAGTCTATTGACTCAGAAACCTTAAATATTCATCTTGACATCTTGGATAGCAAGTGGTCCAGTGAGTATAACAAGTATGACTATGTGGTGATCTCTGGTGGCCAGTGGTTCTATAGATCAGCAATCATGTATGAGAACAACAAAGCCGTTGGTTGCCATAACTGCCCTTATGAGAATCTCAGGGAACTTGGTGTAGGAGAGCCTTACAGGAAGGCACTCCAGTTGACTCTCAATTTCATGGCCAGAGCTGAGCACAAGCCCTTTGTTATCTTTAGGACATGGACACCAGACCATTTTGAGTATGGAAAGTGGTACAATGGAGGGATCTGCAACAGGACTAAGCCATTTTAA
- the LOC120258907 gene encoding uncharacterized protein LOC120258907 isoform X2, with translation MQSIEVLLEMSENVYWYQYKQLNPYQPPDYAWSKRNNLRKVQKAKRKTKYVREETKCGSNIIKPVYAKHRGSLGNVRKCVLVNPVRTKELTNICVPGKDENVRLSPPRLMSLEEAIGYVASDELIEVHPYTFSNENIFLHFNFHEDAYAQFDYWIKAIGVDGLFTDFTGSLHRHQEWTTSVLGKDDKNSITLLHKIALLITSQEGVI, from the exons ATGCAAAGCATCGAGGTTCTCTTGGAAATGTCAGAAAATGTGTACTG GTATCAATATAAACAGCTAAACCCCTACCAACCACCGGATTACGCCTGGAGTAAACGAAACAACCTCCGGAAAGTGCAAAAGGCaaagaggaaaacaaaataTGTCAGAGAAGAAACAAAATGTGGCTCAAACATCATAAAGCCTG TGTATGCAAAGCATCGAGGTTCTCTTGGAAATGTCAGAAAATGTGTACTG GTCAATCCTGTAAGAACCAAGGAACTGACAAACATTTGTGTTCCTGGTAAAGATGAGAATGTTCGCCTATCTCCTCCTCGATTG ATGTCCCTAGAAGAGGCCATTGGATATGTTGCTTCAGATGAACTTATTGAG GTGCACCCATACACATTCAGCAATGAAAACATATTCCTGCATTTCAACTTTCATGAGGATGCATATGCACAGTTTGATTACTGGATAAAGGCAATTGGAGTTGATGGTTTGTTCACAGATTTCACAGGAAGTCTTCATCGGCATCAGGAATGGACAACTTCAGTACTTGGAAAAGATGATAAAAATTCTATTACATTGTTGCATAAAATTGCACTCTTAATAACATCTCAAGAGGGAGTAATATAA
- the LOC120258907 gene encoding uncharacterized protein LOC120258907 isoform X3 yields MWDRIHASGFLKYCMQSIEVLLEMSENVYWYQYKQLNPYQPPDYAWSKRNNLRKVQKAKRKTKYVREETKCGSNIIKPVYAKHRGSLGNVRKCVLVNPVRTKELTNICVPGKDENVRLSPPRLMSLEEAIGYVASDELIEVTQKAVRLRKWYLDVNKRKMMRCRLKE; encoded by the exons ATGTGGGACCGGATTCATGCATCAGGCTTTCTTAAATAT TGTATGCAAAGCATCGAGGTTCTCTTGGAAATGTCAGAAAATGTGTACTG GTATCAATATAAACAGCTAAACCCCTACCAACCACCGGATTACGCCTGGAGTAAACGAAACAACCTCCGGAAAGTGCAAAAGGCaaagaggaaaacaaaataTGTCAGAGAAGAAACAAAATGTGGCTCAAACATCATAAAGCCTG TGTATGCAAAGCATCGAGGTTCTCTTGGAAATGTCAGAAAATGTGTACTG GTCAATCCTGTAAGAACCAAGGAACTGACAAACATTTGTGTTCCTGGTAAAGATGAGAATGTTCGCCTATCTCCTCCTCGATTG ATGTCCCTAGAAGAGGCCATTGGATATGTTGCTTCAGATGAACTTATTGAG GTTACCCAGAAAGCTGTGAGGTTGAGAAAATGGTACCTTGATGTTAATAAAAGGAAGATGATGAGATGTAGGCTTAAAGAGTAA
- the LOC120258673 gene encoding uncharacterized protein LOC120258673, whose translation MGVRMELLDTYHLSLLRPDGHPGPYRTYHPFDGDKKKKVQNDCLHWCLPGPIDTWNELLMKMPADIAESAGFEAAEAITTIFDINSVVIPVFRSQAEQLLNSSGLPVVDHLAKALAKAAGGAIESAWCGVMDRCLLSNLAPARALEVAHSIENDYSNPPSMILKVDIEKAYNTLEWKVILATLTKMSFLKIWVSWIKACISSASFSFINNGILAIGSTLAGH comes from the exons ATGGGGGTGAGAATGGAGCTTCTTGATACTTATCATCTTTCACTGTTGAGACCTGATGGGCATCCAGGTCCTTACAGGACTTACCATCCATTTGATggtgataagaagaagaaagttcaAAATGATTGCCTTCATTGGTGCCTGCCTGGCCCTATTGACACTTGGAATGAACTATTGATGAAGATG CCTGCTGACATTGCTGAATCAGCTGGTTTTGAAGCTGCTGAAGCTATCACAACTATCTTTGATATCAATTCAGT TGTGATTCCTGTGTTCCGGTCCCAAGCAGAACAACTCTTAAATTCCTCTGGTTTGCCAGTGGTTGATCATCTTGCAAAAGCACTTGCCAAGGCTGCT GGCGGTGCCATAGAGAGTGCCTGGTGCGGTGTCATGGATCGGTGCCTTCTTAGCAACCTTGCACCAGCTCGCGCCTTG GAAGTGGCCCATTCTATTGAAAATGATTACTCCAATCCCCCTTCGATGATCCTCAAGGTTGATATTGAAAAGGCCTATAACACCTTAGAATGGAAGGTTATTCTCGCTACTCTTACTAAAATGAGCTTTCTAAAGATCTGGGTGTCTTGGATTAAGGCTTGTATTTCTTCTGCtagtttttctttcattaacaATGGCATACTAGCAATTGGATCAACTCTTGCAGGGCATTAG
- the LOC120258907 gene encoding uncharacterized protein LOC120258907 isoform X4, whose amino-acid sequence MHQAFLNIVCKASRFSWKCQKMCTVYAKHRGSLGNVRKCVLVNPVRTKELTNICVPGKDENVRLSPPRLMSLEEAIGYVASDELIEVHPYTFSNENIFLHFNFHEDAYAQFDYWIKAIGVDGLFTDFTGSLHRHQEWTTSVLGKDDKNSITLLHKIALLITSQEGVI is encoded by the exons ATGCATCAGGCTTTCTTAAATAT TGTATGCAAAGCATCGAGGTTCTCTTGGAAATGTCAGAAAATGTGTACTG TGTATGCAAAGCATCGAGGTTCTCTTGGAAATGTCAGAAAATGTGTACTG GTCAATCCTGTAAGAACCAAGGAACTGACAAACATTTGTGTTCCTGGTAAAGATGAGAATGTTCGCCTATCTCCTCCTCGATTG ATGTCCCTAGAAGAGGCCATTGGATATGTTGCTTCAGATGAACTTATTGAG GTGCACCCATACACATTCAGCAATGAAAACATATTCCTGCATTTCAACTTTCATGAGGATGCATATGCACAGTTTGATTACTGGATAAAGGCAATTGGAGTTGATGGTTTGTTCACAGATTTCACAGGAAGTCTTCATCGGCATCAGGAATGGACAACTTCAGTACTTGGAAAAGATGATAAAAATTCTATTACATTGTTGCATAAAATTGCACTCTTAATAACATCTCAAGAGGGAGTAATATAA